The Deltaproteobacteria bacterium genomic interval TTGGCCGGTACTGGCTATAGTCTTGCTGTTACCGGCATTGCGGGGCCATCCGGTGGTACTTCTCAAAAGCCTGTAGGCACAGTCTATATTGCCCTATCAACCCCGGAACGAACAGTAGTGGAACGATTCCAATTTGCCGGGACAAGACACATGATACAGGTACTGGCAGCGGAAACTGCTCTTGACTGGCTGAGACGGTATTTGAGTTATGGTACGTACTTTCCTGGCTATAGATCTGCCGGGCAGGCAGCGTAAGATACTTGAAGAACATCAGGGCCGATGGAAGTCTGCCAAGGCAGATGTGAAGTGGATCTATCCGTCCAATATGCACCTGACACTGAAATTTCTGGGTGAAATTCAGGAATCAACCATAGAGAGCGTGATAGCTGTCTGCAGAGAGGTCTGTTGTCTTTACAGGAGTTTTTCTTTGTTTTTAAATGACACGGGCGTCTTCCCAAACCTGAGACGACCCCGGGTACTGTGGATCGGAATCGGAGGTGAAGCAGATATTCTGTGCAAATTGCAAGGCAGTATTGAAGCAGCCTTGGAGAAAAAGGAGTTCCCACGGGAAGGCCGTGTCTTTAAGCCTCACCTGACTGTAGGCCGAATTCGTTCCCCCCGCGGGCTTCCACGGCTTCTTGAAGTATTTGTAAAGGATAAGATTGTAATTGAACCTTTTGCAGTAAAAGAAGTAATTGTATATAAAAGCCGGTTGACTCCCAGCGGACCTTTATACAGTCCTCTGGCTCGATGCGGTTTAGGGCCGGGGAAGAAATGAACTGCTAAAAAAATGAACATCGAACATCGAACATCCAACATCGAATATTGAATGGGAAAAGATGAAGGAACAGAGGTCAGAAGCCGGAAGCCGGAGGTCGGAAAAACAGCAACCAAATATTCCTGAACCTTTGTTTCTCATTTGGTGTTTGTTTTTCATTCGACGTTGGGCGTTCGATGTTCGATGTTGGACGTTCATCTCTTGAACCTCTGAACCCTGAACCTCTGAACCTCTGAACCTCTATCTTATGCAGGCCGCCTTAACCTGTTTTAGTTCTGTATCTCCTTTTAAGACCTTCTGTATACCGTCCTGCTTCAGGGTAAACATTCCCTGCCTCATGGCATGCTCCCGTATTTCTTCCAAGGGGCATTTCTTCTGTATAAGCTTCTTAAGGTTGTCATCCGACACGAGCAGTTCGTGAATCGCGAGCCTGCCCCTGAATCCGGTCCTGTTGCAATGTTGGCAACCCTTTGGCCGGTATAGCTTTATGTCATTCAGGTCTGATGGTTCTAGGGTCGGGTTGGATGAAAACCATACTCGTGTAATATGTTTTCCTTCTCGCTGTCGTCAGGCTCGTAAGCCTGGCGACACTTGGGACAAAGCCTTTTTACCAGCCTTTGTGCAAGAACCCCCAACAGGGCGTCGGCAAAATTGTACGGGTCCATTCCCATACCCAAAAGCCTTGTAACTGTTTCCGGGGCGGAATTGGTATGGAGTGTCGAAAAAACCAGATGTCCGGTCAGGGACGCCTCTATTATTGTCCTGGCAGTTTCTTCGTCTCTGGTTTCGCCAATCATTATCACATCCGGGTCCGCCCTTAAAAAGGCCCTGAGAACCCGGGCAAAAGTCAGGCCTATATGTGGTTTCACCTGTACCTGACGCAATCCGTCCTGCACGATTTCTACAGGATCTTCTGCCGTCCAGATTTTTTTATCAGGCCGGTTTATATGACCTAGTGCGGCATGCAGGGTAGTTGTCTTTCCCGACCCGGTAGGACCAACCAGAAATATGAGCCCATAGGGCAACTGTAAAAGCTGTTTTAGCTGTTTCAGGTTGTAATCAAGGATATCTATGTGGTCAATCGGCATGGCCTCGGAAGAAGCCAGTAACCTGAGTACGATATCTTCGTTGCCTTCAATTGTTGGAAGTGTGGCTACACGCAATTCCAAGGTCTTGCCAGAGCGAGTCTTGAACTTTATCTTTCCGTCTTGAGGCAAGCGCTTCTCGGCAATGTCAAGGTTAGACATGATCTTGATCCTGGATATCATTGCACGCTTATAGTTATACGGAATGGTTTGATAACGCATGCAATCGCCATCAATCCTGAAGCGAACCAGGGCCCCCCGTTTGCCTGCCAAGGATTCAATGTGAATGTCAGAGGCCCGGCGCTGGTAGGCGTCCTCTATGGTTTTATTGGCTATCTGTACTACTACGCTGTCAGATTCTGATGCTAAACCTTCTTCATCCTCCTCTTCTTCTTCTGATTCCGCGCCCTCATCAACCAGTTCAAGTTGCTCAAATACGTGATCATCAGCTCCTTCTGCAGAATATTTTCCATAGAAATAATCTATGAATCTGTCGATATCTTCCTGCAGGGAAACCGCGAATTGAAAATCTTTGGCCTTAAGAACGCTTCTTATATTGTCTATCTTTGCCAAGTCATGGGGATTATCCAGCGCAACTATAATGGTCCCTGACTTTTCACGAATCGGGGCACAGGAATTGCTTCTAAAAAAGTGCTCTTTGATCCCTTGTACGCAAGATGGTGTGGCCCCCACTTCCAGTTCGTCAAATTCCACAAAGGGGCATCGATAGTATTCGCTGAGGGAGCGGCCGAGTTCTGTCTTGTCTATGCCAAACTGGTTTAGCAGGATACTTTCTATGGATTTTCTTCCCTGTTTAGCCAGTTCTCTGCTCCTGTTAAGCTGTTCTTCAGACAGCAACTGATTACGGATGAGATAGTAGAATCGGCCATACTTCTGGGCTGACCGGGAAAGTTCTTCAAGTCTCTGCTTTGCATTTCTGAATGCTGGATCAAGACGGATGATTTGTTCCAGTGAATCAACGGCCTTGGGAATCGCGCCGGTTCGTTCGTGGGTAAGTGCCAGCTTATATAGTATATCCAATCGTTCATCCCTGGACAGTTGCGGATCACCAAGCGCCTCCTGTAAATGTTCAAGTGCATCGAAGGGCATATCCAGCCGTAGATATGATTCCCCAATCTTTGCCTGAATTATCCCAGGCCTGTATCCTGTTTCATTTAAGGCCTTGAGTTCCTCTATGGCCTCTGAATAAAAGTCTGCCTCCATCAAACCGATGCAGCTGTTGAATTTTTTGTCTTGATCTTCTTCAATATCTTCAGGGCCGGAGGCTGAGTCCGCTCCTCCTGACCGGGCTTTTCCCCCGCTGCCATCAATCTGAATTTTTTTCAGCAGAGATTCTACCTCGGTATGGAGGGGATGAGATTGATCACCTGTCAGTTTCTGAAGCTCCAGGCAAATAAGAAGAGCCTCTTCGTTTAGGCCCTGACTATGATACAAATCGGCTTCTGCCAGCCTGTCTTTAATTGTATTGTCCGAAGTTGAATGGAGTTTATTCATTTGTCAGTGTATTTGAGAGGCTTTCCAGCGTTGCCACGGATATTTGTTTATTTTCTATCTCCAGATTACCAACCCATGGTCCATTTCTCTCTGCGGATGGTTCCCAGGAATACTCATGAGTTATGGAAATGTTCTCTAAAGAGGTATCCAGCATGAGGACCAGCCCCTTATCCGCACGGGACAGGACTAATACAGTCGGATTGCCTGAGGGCTGAGAGTGGCCGGAAGATGAATTCGATTTCTGCAGTACCGGAAATTCGAGTTTGATAAGCTGCGATTCTTCCTTATTCGACAGTTCCCCCTGCATCAATGACTTAAGCTTTGTCCATGGCCAGGTCTTGAGCTTCTTTAATTTAAAAGTATTTAGCTTATTAAGCCCGTTCCTGGCCCACCAGGGCGCAGTTCCAGCAAATGCTACATCTTCAGGGGCAAATGCCACTTGCTTTTGGTCCCATTGGGCAACTACAAGTTCATTCCATGGGCAGGAAATATCCCCTGAGGTTATTTCTTCTTTTTTATCAGTTTCCATCGGAATGTCTCGGGTACGTTTAGCAGCATAATCGGGCACACCAACGGATGGCTCGTAATCGCCGGTTAAGGCCTTTTCCAGTATTCTCTTTTGTTCTTCAAGCCTGCCCTTAATATTTTCCTGAAAATGATGTAACTTTTCCATCCCCGGAGTCCGGGCAAGGAGTCTTTCAACCGGCAAGATGTGACCTATACAGTCATCAAGGATTTTGATGTGGGATTTGACCGTATTCGCCAATGCCTGGTACTCGGGCTCAATGGGAGCCACCTTTTCTCGCGTTCCCGCCTCTAAAACTGAATCTGCCGGCTGTTCCTGTCGGCCGGGGAATTTTTCTTTCAGGGCAGTCTCTCCGGCATCTTCGCGGGCAACTTCAGGTACCTCCATACCTATAGCTGATTCAAGCTCTTTCTTGGCGGATTTGAAGAGTTCCTCTTCAGCCTTTGTGCTCTGCTCCCCGCTCCAAGCTACGGTCTTTAAGACATCAAGGCCTCTCTGCAGGGCAACGGGTCCGGAAGTGGGCATTTTCTCAGGATGGTCTGCTATCCCTTCAAGTGTCATTGACATGAGACAGAGCAGTTCGTGAAGGTTTTTATCTGCCCCTATCTCCGGATTTTCCCGGATTGTCTCTACCAGTTTTTTGGCTGATACTACTTGTGTTTGATCAAGCTCCCACTCAAGGGCCAACAATATTTGATTGAGCTGGCTGATCTGTTGTTCCAGGTTGACAGCCTTGGTCTCCTTGTCCTCAAGCCCCAGATCAAAACCTGATCCCAGAATTTCGTCAGCGGCGATCTCCATCTGTTCAGCGGGAGCCTCCAGCTCTTTGAAATCTGGAAGCCTGATTTCTTCCGGGCGTTTTTCTTCCTGGCCTTCAACCTGAAAGGATGGCCCCTGACCTGTTTCTTCTTGCGATAAGTCTTTTACTTCACCAGTTAATGGATCTATTTCTATCTGTCGTGATGCCTTAAACAGTTCGTCAATAGTACTTTCTACGTTTCTGGTGAAACTTTCGGGATCAGTGGTCTTTTTTGTCTGATCCATAGATATTCTCCTTGTATTTTTTCACAACTGACCCAAGAATATTTCCTTAGTAACTTGTCAAAAGATGCTTTTTTGCCACGTAGCGGATGGTTCTCTTGCTTATTTCTTTAAGGGTTTCAAATACCCCTAGGCCTTTAATAGCTGCTGCCTCAAAGACATCTGTATTAAGTTCCTTGTTCAGAACTGCTTCAAGCTCTTCCCTGGTCAGCGTTGGTATGGATGTATGCACAAGATCACATTTGTTAAATTGAAAAATAATTGGAATTTTTTCCAGGGTTAGATTGTGCTCAAGGAGGTTGTGCCGCAGATCTTGGAAGCTCTCTATGTTATTTTCATAACGTACTTTAAGATAGTCGGCAACAAAGACCAGGCCATCCACACCCTTTAGAACCAGTCTCCTGGTCGCTTCATAAATAGCCTGACCAGGTACGGTATAGAGCTGTATTCTCACATCAAAGCCATTTATCTTTCCCAAATTCAAAGGAAGCAGGTCAAAAAAAAGCGTCCTGTCTCCTTTTGTTTCAATGGTCAGCATTTTACTCCGGGCTTGATGGTTCATGGCATTATATATGTAGAGCAAATTCGTAGTCTTTCCGCATCGTCCGGGACCGTAATAGACTATCTTGCAGTGTATTTCCTTTTTGCTGAGATTTATCAGGGCCATATTGAATTATCTTTAGCCAAATGCTTTTCTATGATTTTTGACAGTCTTGTTATTCTCAACCTGACCAAACCCAGAGATACATTGTCTCCAAATATTGTTACCAGAATTAATTCAGTGCCTATTCGTGCAAAGTGTATGCTGTCTTTTTTGCCTTTGTGAAACAGGAGTGCAAAGTCGTCTTCTCCTATCAGTTTTGCGATCTGCGAAGTGGCGCCGAAGTTGGCTGCCGCCAGGGCTGCCAGGGAGGTCGTGTCAAGATCGCAGGTTTTATCACCGCAAGCCGCCACCACATTGCCCGTTTCATCAATCAAGAGGACGGTATCAACGCCTGCCTTAATAAGGGTATTTTCTATCTGTATTTTGGCCTCTTCCAGGAATGAAGCGGTCAGCACTAAATCGGCCACGTTTAAACCTCAAAAAATAAAAGGATATCTTGTCTCAAAAAGACGGATAAACTCTCAGCTGAGACTCCCGAATTAAAGAGACTCTAATGGTATTATCGACCAGATCATTGAAGATATTAATTCTATCCCGACGCTTGCGAGGTAACTCTCAGCCACTGCTCAGGACGTAGAATAGACAGAACTTGAATTTGATAAGGGCCACAGTAAATATTCTTTCCTGCCTTGAAGCGGTTACCTTTTTCCGGGTTTCAAAGCTCACTCATTGCAGACCGAAAGAGGCAGTGCAATTTGGCCCGCGATCGAAACCCTGCAAAAGGCAAACCGCTCCTGCGGCAGGGCACGGATGGCAACCGTTCACGGGAAGGGGATATTTCTTTGAACAGTTTAACGGAAGCCCCCGTAGTTTTCTTGGCTTTTGCTGTGGGGGAAACCCCGGCTCCTGAGCGCAGCGAAGGAGAACGGGGAGGGGGCAAGACTCCCCCATGTCAAAAGCCTTAAGAAAACAAGGGGCTGAAGTGTTAAGTGAAAAGAAATGTCCCCTGCCCGTGAACGGTCTGCACAGTGGATTTAAACTGATCACAGGGGAGCTTCTTTATGGAGACGATTTGCGTCAGCCCCGCAAGTTTTCCTGGCCTTTACAGCATGGGAAACCCCGGCTCCTGAGCGAAGCGAAGGAGAACGGGGAGGGGGCAAGACTCCCCCATGTCAAAAGCCTTAAGAAAACAAGGGGCGAGAGCATTTGGAAGAAGAAGCTCCCCTGTGACCGGTTACCAGTGGACCACGGGTTCATAAGAATATTTACGGTCGCAAATGGAGCAGTCAGTCCTTTATTCTACCTGTTGATGTAAATGAATTTGCCGAAGTTTAGGAAGGGGGCAGAGAGATTTATGGGGTATATCTGGGGAATAGTTATTTTAAGAGGTCTTTCATCTTCTCGGCAAGGCTTTCGGCATCAAGGCCCTGAAGGCGGTACAGATCATCTGGCTTACCTGAAGAACCATAGTTTGTCACTCCCAGGGTAAGAAGCTGCTGGCACATGCCTGCCCCTATAAGTTCTTGCGCCACCATGGCCCCCAGGCCCGTGCATACCACATGGTCTTCAACCGTTATGAGCGGACCTTTCTTAGCTGCCTCAAGTATTGATTTCCTGTCTATGGGCTTGAGAGAAGCCATGTTGAGCACCCCTACCGACAAGCCCTGTGAATCGAGAATTGACCATGCTTCGAGGACCTGAGAGGTAACCGAGCCATAGGTGATAAAAGTGGCCTCATCACCCTGCCTTAACCAGTCTGCCCTCCCTGGCTGAAATAAATAGTCCGCATCGAAAAACGGCCTTCCGTCCATTGAAGTAATTATTGGCAACTTGGACCTTCCCATACCCACAAAGCAATTGCCTGGATTGGCAGCCACATACCGGACTATCCTGTCAGTCTGATTTGGATCTGCCGGCATGAATACGGAGAAGCCGAAGAGGTTGTTGAAAAGTCCCACATAGTCGAGACTCTGATGGGTCGGGCCGTCTTCTCCTACGTCCAGCCCCAGATGAGTAGATACTATTTTGAGATGGGTCCTGTTTAGGTCATTTAGCCGGTGCTGGTTGTAAGTCTCTGCCGCGGCAAAGACCCCAAAGGTGCTGAAGAAGCTAACCAATCCTTCTCTGCTCACCGCTCCGGCGCAGGTAGCTGCATGGTGCTCCTGTATGCCTGTTTCTATGAATGTGTTGCGGGAAACGCTGTGAAAGCCCTGCATCTTTACTGATCCCTCCAGATCACAGCTAAATCCTACGATCTTCGGAACAGAATCCGCAACATTGTTCCTTTGGGCCAGATCCCTTAATGCTGTACCGTAAGCAGAACGGCAGTCTGTTTTGGTCCCGGGATCGTAGACAATGGGTTCTCCGGGATCAATGGATGGGAATTTTGCCTCTGGTGTCTTGCGATGCCTTTCTATTCGGTGTTCGATTCTATTCCTTGACCACAGCTCAAGTAGCCCCTGATCTTGCCCCAGTTCTCTTAATGCCGACCGGGCATCCTCGTTTGACAGCGGAGATCCATGATACTTTGCCTTATTCTCCATAAAGGAGATACCTTTTCCCATGACGGTGCGCATGACCAGGACGGTGGGTCGGCCTGTCACAAGGCGGTCATGTGTCCATGCCCTCTTCAGGGCCTTGAATACGGTCTGGAAATCATTGCCGTCAGGTACGTACAATACATTCCAGCCTGCGGAAGTATACTCATCCCTTACACGGACAGGCATTACCTCTTCGGTAGAACCTCCTATCTGCAGGTGATTTCTGTCGATTATACCAATCAGGTTCCCTTGACCGAACTTGATTGCAAAACGTCTGGCTTCGGATATCTGCCCCTTCTGTTGTTCTCCATCGCCCATGAGGACGATTGTTTTACCCGGCCGAGCGAGGAGATTCTGGGCAAGGCATATACCCGTACCCACTGAAAGCCCCTGGCCAAGATTTCCGGTATTCCATTCAACTCCAGGCATGGTTTGTTCTATATGGCCGGCACAGGATGAGCCGGCACGACGAAACTCGCTGAGGAAATCTTCTTCTGAGAAATAACCGAATTCAGCGAGTACGCTGTAGACGCCTGGAGAGATATGCCCGATGCTTATGACCACGCGGTCACGGTCCGGCCAACCGGGTTCTGTTGGACGATGTCTGATTACGCTGTAAAGGACAAGCAGGATGTGCAGGGAGGACAGAGAACCGCCTGGATGACCGCTTCCTGCCAGTGTGGTGGAAAGGATAACGCGCGTGGCACATCTGTTCCACATAGTGTGCAGCTTGGTGATCTGTTCCTGTGTAAGTTCGTTTTGTTTTTCTATGTCTATGTGAAACATAAGCCAATTCAGGGTTCAGGGTTCAGGGTTCAAGGTTCAAGGTTTATAGAGTTTGCTCTGGACCATACAAGACCGCGCGACGTATCGCAGAAACCGGATGAACTCCGTCTTCATTGCTCTCTAACTGTGAACCTTGAACCTTATTCAGGGCTTATTTTTTGTCCTTTTCCGTTTTGGATTTTACCTCATTATCGTAAGCTTTTATGACTTCGTTTGTGATATCCACATCAGAATCAATGAAATATATACCTGGCATGTTGTTTTCTAAAATGAGTGTGTATCCACCTTCCTCACCAATACGGTTCACAACCTTTTCAAGTTCCTTGAGTATTGGTTCCATTTTTTTGTTTTCTGCCTGGCGCATTTCAAACTGGGCATCGTCACTCTGGTCTTTGAAATCCCTAAGGGCCTTTTTATACTCACGTTCCTTTTCCGCCCTGGCGGCTTCATTCATCAAGGGCCCTTTTTTTTCAAGGTCTTCCTTAAATGCCTTGATCTCATCTTGTTCAGCCCTGAGCTTTTCCTTCAGACTCTCAAATTTTTTATTGAGCGCCTCCATTGCCCTTTGGCCAGCGATGGATTTTCGGACCACCTTTTGCATATTAATAACAGCTATCTTGACTTGCGGGGTTTCTTTAGCAGCTACATTACACCATAATACCGCAGTCAGCAGAAAAACCAGTACAGTTATTGAGCTTAGGCAACCTTTCATAAGGCGGTTACTACCTCCTCCTGAGCCCTATTCATAACTTCCATCTCCTGTCATTTATTGCACGCTAGCAAAACTCAAACAATATCAAGGGTTTTTAAAAGGCACTTTTTACAAAATAATGACCACAACGTTGCTATGCAGCGCGTGGTCATTATTTCCGGGATAATCAGAACCTTATCAGGCTACTTTATTATAACAAAGTCATCCCTACGATTTTTTGCCCATGCCTCCTCATTGTGTTCTGGTGCCAGAGGCCGTTCCTCACCAAAACTCACAGTATCTATACGATCCGGATTTACACCCAGATTGACGAGATATGCCTTGGCGGCTTTTGCCCTTCTTTCTCCAAGAGCCAGGTTGTACTCATTGGTACCGCGCTCATCACAGTTGCCCTGGATTTCTATCCTGAATTCCGGATAATTAAGCAAAAACAGGGCATTGTCTTCCATCACAGGCTTCATATCGTCACGGATGTTAAAACGGTCAAAGTCAAAGTATATGGGATGCATGGGGTCGCTAGTCCTGCCCTCAGAGATAGTTTCTCCAATGCCGGCGGCAGTGCCAATTGTTTCGCTCGGGATTTTTGTTTCCCCCATGCCAACCTCGACAGTACCGGGTATTTCTTCACCTGGTCCTACGGCCGCTTCTCCGATCTGCTCGGTTGGAAGCGCTGCTTCTTCACCGACTTTTATCGATTTTTTTGCACATCCGGCAAGAAGTCCCGGGACCAGTATTAAAATCAGTGCCATTAAATAATAAACTTTACCTTCCAGATTGCCCCAATACATATCCGCCTCCCGTAAAAATATTTTCTATCATAAAATACAACCAAAAAAGGTTTGCACCTGAATTCCGGAGATTGTGCTCCACTTTAGCAGAGTAGAAACAAAATTCAACCTGTTTTATTGGCATTCTCTTTGTAGTTTACACTTTTTTAACATAGACGGATGCCAGCCGTCAGCCGTTAGCTATTAGGTAAAAACTTTATATAAAAACGGGTTGTTAAGCTAAAAGCTGATGGCTAATCGCTCAACTTAGGTTCAAGGAAGCCAGGCCATCTTGGTATCACTGACATATGATTTAATTCCGTTTACAATGCCTTCGGCTACGCGGTCCAGATAGCGGTCACTTTTGAGGCGTCTTTCTTCCTTCCTGTTACTGATAAACGATACCTCAACCAGAACAGAGGGCATCCTCGCACCTATCAGGACAAAGAACGGGGCCTGTTTGACCCCTTTATTTTTTACGTTTCTATAATTTTTCCTGAGGTTCCTTACAACCTCCCTCTGCACGTAACCTGCCAGGCGTGAGGACTCATCGACCTTTGCATTTTTCATTATGTCATTCAGGATGTTTTTGAGGTCACCTATTCTTTTAGTGGATGTAGCGTTCTCTCTTGCCGCCACCCTCATGGCCTCTTCATCCAGTGCGAAGTTTAAAAAGTAGGTCTCGATTCCACTAACTCTCCTGCTGGGAGATGCATTTGCGTGAATAGACACAAAGATATCGGCCTTTCGGGCATTGGCAATGGCAGTCCTTTGTGTAAGCGGCAGAAAACTGTCTCTCTTTCTAGTCAAGATAACTTGACAGCCAAGATCTTTCTCCAGTCGTGCTGCCACCCTCTTTGCGATCTTGAGCACAACGTCTTTTTCCCTCAGGCCGGTGGGGCCGATGGCCCCTGGATCCTTCCCGCCGTGGCCTGCATCTATCACCACCCGTTTTACACAGAGCCCCAACTGTTGCGCGAGAGAAAGGCCGCTGCCGTTTAATCTGCCTTTTGTACTTTTACTGACTTCCAGAGACCGTGGAGGACAGGAAGCCCTCTGGAAGTAGTTCTCTCCGAAGACGTCCACCACTACCCTGAAAGGGTCTTCAAGGTAAAAGATCTTGGTCTTATGTATCTTCCCGAGGTCAAATACCACCCGGACTGTATCAGGATTGAACTGGGCTACCCTCACTCTCTTGAGTAGTCCATCCTGTATGGGAATATTGTCTTTGAATTTTTTTTCTATACGTGCCGGTTTAAGATCTAAATAAATACGTTCCGGAAGATGTTTTGTCTTATTGGCAGGAAGATATCCTTTATTGAAAGATACAGGGCCTGCCGTGTCAATTACTACCCTGGTGTAGTCCGAAGCAGACCAATGCCTTACCTCTTGCACTACGGCGGATTTTGCACCTGGAGCAATCCCCGGGCTGGAAAAGCCTGCATGCCCTCTTTCCTTTTGTATCGTCCACCTTGAAGGTTTTGTTTTCCGCGGCTGTTTAGGGCCCAAGATTTTCAGCCGGTCTCTGGCGTTCCTGGCCTTGTCGCCCATGGGATATTCCTCAACTATCCGCTCCCAGGCCTCTCGCGCCAGACTGACATTTCCGGTACGCTTGTAAAGTCCGCCAAGGGCATACAGGGCGTCATCTGCCAAACGGCTTTCAGGGAACCTCTCAACCAGGACCTCATATCGCTCAATGGCCTCTCTGATATCCTTCATGGCCCCTGAATATCCATATAATTCACTGTAGCAACGGGCCATCATGAAGAGGGCCTTGGGGGCAACCTTCTTGTCGTTGGGATAGGTAAGATAGACTTTCCTGAACTTCTTAATTATACGGATCCATTTTGTTCTGTGGGTGCGGAGCCGGGGACTTCTGGCAAGACGATCGTATTCATATTTGGCCTGACGATAGGCATATTCACCTCTGCTTACAGAAGAGGTGCTTGGCTTGGCGAGGGCATGGTCCGAAGCGATTAGCAGGGACGACCCTGACAGGAAAACAATGATAAACAGGGATAAAAAAACACGCGGCTGGATGCAGCAGATGTTTCCGTATAGCAATATGCTCATAGTTTCAGGAAACCGCATTCTTTTTATCTTTTTACTCAAGTTATCATTTAAGTGATGATTCTGCTGAAAATACACCATCTGCTGCGTTGCTTCAATTTCATCGCCATTGCGGCATACACTGAGTACACCTCATTCCTTGGGAATCTCACGCCTTGCATCCGAAGTATTTTGATCTGTAAACTCATGCAGGACTGCAAGGCTCCGGCCTTTGGCAGGATACCAGGACTTAATGCCTTTGTATTGTTGCAACATAGGAGTTATTTTTATATTCTGATTCCGTGCTGTCACCTGAAGGTCTGCAAAAGGCTCAACGTGGGCATGCAGCCGCGTTCCACATTTCCAGATACGGAATGATTAATTACGTGAATATAGCCCTTTGTCATTTTATATGTTATTTCCTTATTCAAGATTAAAAAAGGAGGGCTTTTCCTAGGTGGGGACTTTCCCTGAAAAGGTATATAGCCACAGATCTAATTCCAAAGGCATTTTGGATTCCTTTAAACCGGATTTTGAAAAAATTGAGCAGGTGTTGAGCAGGCATTTTGCTTCCCATATACCTTTTGTAAACGAAATAAGCCATTATATCCTTTTCGCCGAAGGAAAACGTCTAAGGCCTTTACTTACTGTATGTGCAGCAAGATTATGCGGAAGGGATGATGAAGCCGTGTTCGACCTTTCGGCAGTCCCGGAGTACCTCCATGCTGCCAGCCTTTCTCACGATGATATAGTAGATGGGGGTGTGATGCGTCGCGGCAGGTCTTCTACCTATAAAATCTGGGGAAATAAGGCCACGGTCCTGGTTGGTGATTTCCTCTATGCCAAGGCCATTGAGCTTGCCAGCCGGTTTGGGGACATCCGCATAGTGACAGCCATTGCAGAAGCAGTTGCCCTGATGTCTGAAGGCGAGATTATACAGCTTTTACAAGCAAAAAACCCGAGCTTTGACGAGGAGACCTATTTAGAAATCATTAAAAGAA includes:
- the thpR gene encoding RNA 2',3'-cyclic phosphodiesterase yields the protein MVRTFLAIDLPGRQRKILEEHQGRWKSAKADVKWIYPSNMHLTLKFLGEIQESTIESVIAVCREVCCLYRSFSLFLNDTGVFPNLRRPRVLWIGIGGEADILCKLQGSIEAALEKKEFPREGRVFKPHLTVGRIRSPRGLPRLLEVFVKDKIVIEPFAVKEVIVYKSRLTPSGPLYSPLARCGLGPGKK
- a CDS encoding type II secretion system protein E translates to MNKLHSTSDNTIKDRLAEADLYHSQGLNEEALLICLELQKLTGDQSHPLHTEVESLLKKIQIDGSGGKARSGGADSASGPEDIEEDQDKKFNSCIGLMEADFYSEAIEELKALNETGYRPGIIQAKIGESYLRLDMPFDALEHLQEALGDPQLSRDERLDILYKLALTHERTGAIPKAVDSLEQIIRLDPAFRNAKQRLEELSRSAQKYGRFYYLIRNQLLSEEQLNRSRELAKQGRKSIESILLNQFGIDKTELGRSLSEYYRCPFVEFDELEVGATPSCVQGIKEHFFRSNSCAPIREKSGTIIVALDNPHDLAKIDNIRSVLKAKDFQFAVSLQEDIDRFIDYFYGKYSAEGADDHVFEQLELVDEGAESEEEEEDEEGLASESDSVVVQIANKTIEDAYQRRASDIHIESLAGKRGALVRFRIDGDCMRYQTIPYNYKRAMISRIKIMSNLDIAEKRLPQDGKIKFKTRSGKTLELRVATLPTIEGNEDIVLRLLASSEAMPIDHIDILDYNLKQLKQLLQLPYGLIFLVGPTGSGKTTTLHAALGHINRPDKKIWTAEDPVEIVQDGLRQVQVKPHIGLTFARVLRAFLRADPDVIMIGETRDEETARTIIEASLTGHLVFSTLHTNSAPETVTRLLGMGMDPYNFADALLGVLAQRLVKRLCPKCRQAYEPDDSEKENILHEYGFHPTRP
- a CDS encoding gliding motility protein; translated protein: MALINLSKKEIHCKIVYYGPGRCGKTTNLLYIYNAMNHQARSKMLTIETKGDRTLFFDLLPLNLGKINGFDVRIQLYTVPGQAIYEATRRLVLKGVDGLVFVADYLKVRYENNIESFQDLRHNLLEHNLTLEKIPIIFQFNKCDLVHTSIPTLTREELEAVLNKELNTDVFEAAAIKGLGVFETLKEISKRTIRYVAKKHLLTSY
- a CDS encoding dynein regulation protein LC7 — protein: MADLVLTASFLEEAKIQIENTLIKAGVDTVLLIDETGNVVAACGDKTCDLDTTSLAALAAANFGATSQIAKLIGEDDFALLFHKGKKDSIHFARIGTELILVTIFGDNVSLGLVRLRITRLSKIIEKHLAKDNSIWP
- a CDS encoding transketolase → MFHIDIEKQNELTQEQITKLHTMWNRCATRVILSTTLAGSGHPGGSLSSLHILLVLYSVIRHRPTEPGWPDRDRVVISIGHISPGVYSVLAEFGYFSEEDFLSEFRRAGSSCAGHIEQTMPGVEWNTGNLGQGLSVGTGICLAQNLLARPGKTIVLMGDGEQQKGQISEARRFAIKFGQGNLIGIIDRNHLQIGGSTEEVMPVRVRDEYTSAGWNVLYVPDGNDFQTVFKALKRAWTHDRLVTGRPTVLVMRTVMGKGISFMENKAKYHGSPLSNEDARSALRELGQDQGLLELWSRNRIEHRIERHRKTPEAKFPSIDPGEPIVYDPGTKTDCRSAYGTALRDLAQRNNVADSVPKIVGFSCDLEGSVKMQGFHSVSRNTFIETGIQEHHAATCAGAVSREGLVSFFSTFGVFAAAETYNQHRLNDLNRTHLKIVSTHLGLDVGEDGPTHQSLDYVGLFNNLFGFSVFMPADPNQTDRIVRYVAANPGNCFVGMGRSKLPIITSMDGRPFFDADYLFQPGRADWLRQGDEATFITYGSVTSQVLEAWSILDSQGLSVGVLNMASLKPIDRKSILEAAKKGPLITVEDHVVCTGLGAMVAQELIGAGMCQQLLTLGVTNYGSSGKPDDLYRLQGLDAESLAEKMKDLLK
- the pal gene encoding peptidoglycan-associated lipoprotein Pal, encoding MGETKIPSETIGTAAGIGETISEGRTSDPMHPIYFDFDRFNIRDDMKPVMEDNALFLLNYPEFRIEIQGNCDERGTNEYNLALGERRAKAAKAYLVNLGVNPDRIDTVSFGEERPLAPEHNEEAWAKNRRDDFVIIK